In Entelurus aequoreus isolate RoL-2023_Sb linkage group LG02, RoL_Eaeq_v1.1, whole genome shotgun sequence, one genomic interval encodes:
- the LOC133630097 gene encoding uncharacterized protein LOC133630097 — protein MTKPRLTQNCSVVGCTDRHTSLHRLPNKKDIRAKWIQFIYDGNVPASVGKTLLVCANHLDNLLHLDSGLSVKHGSVPSVRATEAGSPPHPRRYCRINNTVPLLALYFDGDSDMRPDFRLSRASFAGLMELLGTRCDHGWGPVIETLVFLFWLSGGASYRVVGRAFHMPRTTVHRAVHKTSEKIRALLPRVVRLPAAEDLAPLGAGFARLAGSAAFSRVVGSIGGCHVRVKPPMEKASGYLNPKLFHSLQFQAVCDHGAKFLDVFIGSPGSAHDTKVLKHSVIYTQRKYPPPGFCIVGDAGYPCLCRPIALITPYRDPGNNLLQAAFNAHLSKARCAVERAFGIMASRWKSIFSKALEVDVLYVPEVVACCTVLHNICLSHGDLLEPGDLLEPGDLLEPGDLLEPGDLLEPGDLLEPGDLQDQAAAGDGPEDPAEPLSPGCVCGAEDRHRMAMRCYAPDHDYL, from the exons ATGACCAAGCCCAGGCTGACGCAGAACTGCAGCGTTGTGGGCTGCACAGACCGCCACACATCCTTGCATCGACTCCCGAACAAAAAGGATATCAGAGCCAAGTGGATCCAGTTCATCTACGACGGGAACGTCCCGGCTTCCGTCGGCAAGACTCTGCTGGTCTGCGCCAACCACTTGGACAACCTGCTCCACTTGGACTCCGGGCTGAGTGTCAAACATGGATCAGTACCGAGTGTTCGCGCCACGGAAGCAGGAAGT CCTCCACACCCGAGACGGTACTGCCGGATCAACAACACGGTGCCGCTGCTGGCGCTCTACTTCGACGGCGACAGCGACATGAGGCCGGACTTCCGTCTCTCCAGGGCCTCCTTCGCCGGCCTGATGGAGCTCCTCGGGACCCGCTGCGACCACGGCTGGGGGCCCGTGATAGAGACCCTGGTCTTCTTGTTTTGGCTGTCCGGCGGCGCCTCCTACCGCGTGGTGGGCAGAGCGTTCCACATGCCGCGGACCACGGTGCACCGCGCCGTCCACAAGACCAGCGAGAAGATCCGCGCTCTCCTCCCTCGGGTGGTCCGCCTTCCGGCGGCGGAGGACTTGGCCCCCCTCGGTGCCGGCTTCGCCCGCCTGGCCGGGTCGGCGGCTTTCAGCCGGGTGGTGGGCAGCATCGGCGGCTGCCACGTCCGCGTGAAGCCGCCCATGGAGAAAGCGTCGGGTTACCTGAACCCCAAGTTGTTTCACTCGCTGCAGTTCCAGGCCGTCTGCGACCACGGCGCCAAGTTCCTGGACGTCTTTATTGGCTCCCCGGGGTCGGCGCACGACACCAAGGTGCTGAAGCACAGCGTTATCTACACACAGCGGAAGTACCCGCCCCCTGGGTTCTGCATCGTCGGGGACGCGGGCTACCCCTGCCTGTGCCGACCCATCGCCCTCATCACCCCTTACAGGGACCCCGGGAACAACCTCCTCCAGGCGGCCTTCAACGCTCACCTGTCCAAGGCCAGGTGTGCGGTGGAGAGGGCCTTTGGCATCATGGCGAGCAGATGGAAGTCCATTTTCTCCAAGGCCCTGGAGGTGGACGTGCTCTACGTGCCGGAGGTGGTGGCCTGCTGCACGGTGCTCCACAACATCTGCCTGAGCCACGGAGACCTGCTGGAGCCTGGAGACCTGCTGGAACCCGGAGACCTGCTGGAGCCTGGAGACCTGCTGGAACCCGGAGACCTGCTGGAGCCCGGAGACCTGCTGGAGCCCGGAGACCTCCAGGACCAGGCGGCGGCCGGAGACGGCCCGGAGGACCCGGCAGAACCTTTGTCCCCGGGATGCGTGTGTGGCGCGGAGGACAGGCACAGGATGGCCATGCGTTGCTACGCTCCAGACCATGactatttgtaa